One Candidatus Woesearchaeota archaeon genomic region harbors:
- a CDS encoding ribbon-helix-helix protein, CopG family, which produces MKQKLSITMDEETVKTLQALLSDGRYRNQSHVIEYAVTEFLKGIKK; this is translated from the coding sequence ATGAAACAAAAATTAAGCATAACAATGGACGAAGAAACAGTAAAGACTCTGCAAGCTTTACTTAGCGACGGCAGGTATAGAAACCAGAGCCATGTAATTGAATATGCCGTAACTGAATTTTTAAAAGGTATAAAAAAATGA
- a CDS encoding tetratricopeptide repeat protein, translating to MTTSLEDITLEEFKAGNASVEKTLLVVSGLSTEDAVEQYVAKLDKLEKNFKRNNSMKKGNYALAKALFDYLGETKYDRYNLDCLLANVIDNQLSEDSNQTVGDCVGLTSLYTVLGQRIGLDLSVFKSMKHILNCMTENHKEIFIENIQRFGFDIVYPKNDFKKEKLSALVAVTLNSRGLDKYNNAQYQGAIRDYDRAIELNPDYETAFNNRGIAKEKMGEYAGAIEDYDKAIELEPNYTAAFHNRGGANNQVGDYAGAIRDYDRVIELRPHFEVAFNNRGVAKEKMGEYARAIEDYRKAIDLKPNCVHAIKNLERLIRKTNALDEIISLQAYLVE from the coding sequence ATGACAACATCGCTTGAAGATATAACTCTGGAAGAATTTAAAGCAGGCAATGCTTCAGTCGAAAAAACGTTGCTGGTAGTTTCCGGACTGTCAACAGAAGATGCAGTTGAACAGTATGTTGCAAAACTTGACAAGCTTGAAAAAAATTTTAAACGGAATAATTCAATGAAAAAAGGAAACTATGCCCTCGCAAAAGCATTATTTGATTATTTAGGGGAAACAAAATATGACCGGTACAATTTAGATTGTCTTCTTGCCAATGTTATTGATAATCAATTAAGTGAAGATTCTAACCAAACTGTGGGAGATTGTGTAGGACTGACTTCACTATATACTGTTTTAGGACAAAGAATCGGATTGGATTTGTCTGTCTTTAAAAGTATGAAACATATTTTAAATTGCATGACTGAAAATCATAAAGAAATCTTTATTGAAAACATACAGAGATTTGGTTTTGATATAGTATATCCTAAAAATGATTTTAAAAAAGAAAAATTAAGCGCTCTTGTTGCTGTAACCTTAAATTCCCGAGGACTTGATAAATATAACAATGCCCAATATCAAGGAGCAATTAGAGATTATGACAGAGCAATTGAATTAAACCCGGATTATGAAACAGCTTTCAATAACAGGGGGATCGCTAAAGAAAAAATGGGAGAATATGCAGGGGCAATTGAGGATTATGACAAAGCAATTGAATTAGAACCTAATTATACAGCAGCTTTCCATAACAGAGGAGGTGCTAATAATCAAGTGGGAGACTATGCTGGAGCAATTAGAGATTATGATAGAGTAATTGAATTAAGGCCGCATTTTGAAGTAGCTTTCAATAACAGGGGGGTCGCTAAAGAAAAAATGGGAGAATATGCAAGGGCAATTGAAGATTATAGGAAAGCAATTGACTTGAAACCTAATTGTGTCCACGCAATAAAAAACTTAGAAAGACTAATAAGGAAAACCAACGCTTTAGATGAAATAATCTCTCTGCAAGCATATCTGGTGGAATAA